In a single window of the uncultured Dysgonomonas sp. genome:
- a CDS encoding GNAT family protein has product MIQVSDDIVLYPLSVDDIFKIFNTLNDEREYMREWLPFVDTTKEVEDTASFVNHVLQTADKQFTIYFQEQFVGLVGFKDTDSTNKKIEIGYWLSQYAQGKGIMVHSVRKLLQCAFTEMDINRIQIKVAVNNHKSRRIPEKLGFQLEGIERDGELLVDNVFTDIAVYSLLKKEYKG; this is encoded by the coding sequence ATGATACAGGTTTCGGACGATATAGTTTTATATCCGTTGTCAGTAGATGACATTTTTAAGATTTTCAATACGTTGAATGACGAACGTGAATATATGCGCGAGTGGCTGCCCTTTGTGGATACTACGAAAGAAGTGGAAGATACCGCCAGCTTTGTAAATCATGTTTTGCAGACAGCAGATAAGCAGTTTACCATTTATTTTCAGGAACAATTTGTAGGTTTAGTCGGCTTTAAAGATACTGATTCAACCAATAAAAAGATCGAGATAGGCTACTGGCTGTCACAATATGCGCAGGGAAAAGGTATTATGGTACATTCTGTCAGAAAATTGCTTCAATGTGCTTTTACCGAAATGGATATAAACCGCATACAGATAAAAGTAGCAGTAAACAACCACAAAAGCAGACGGATACCTGAAAAGCTCGGCTTTCAGCTTGAGGGGATTGAGCGAGATGGTGAATTGCTCGTTGATAATGTATTTACTGATATTGCAGTATATAGTTTATTGAAAAAAGAATACAAAGGTTAG
- a CDS encoding GNAT family N-acetyltransferase, with the protein MIYPQIIKYESADYREMLTLRTKILREPLGLIFTEGDILKDRDDILLGLVLSETQKMVACCILTRIDDKVVKMRQMAVDTDVQKSGLGTSMLSFAEYVAEREGFEKIVLHARKVAVDFYRKYDYKIIGDEFTEVGIPHFEMEKQIKMEKEKQQVIDEVSKYIDITLTPFGKPQRGVIDVEKRDPMYGGNGVVYMLSVFEKGELVNNRIGTYMVLLNKGDQAGFHEHGTKKEQELYVLVHGEGEYIEREGQDKITRKFNLKKGNVTSIQGDDNYHSIINTGDEPLIIFVVTTYEKV; encoded by the coding sequence ATGATATATCCACAAATTATAAAATACGAGAGTGCAGACTACCGAGAAATGCTCACTCTTCGCACTAAAATATTGCGGGAGCCTTTAGGTCTGATATTTACAGAGGGCGACATCTTAAAGGACAGGGATGATATTCTTCTTGGGCTTGTTCTGTCCGAGACTCAAAAGATGGTCGCCTGCTGTATCCTTACCCGCATTGATGATAAAGTAGTTAAAATGCGGCAAATGGCCGTAGACACAGACGTACAAAAAAGCGGACTCGGTACGAGTATGCTCTCTTTTGCCGAATATGTGGCCGAGAGGGAAGGATTTGAAAAAATCGTGCTGCATGCCCGCAAGGTCGCTGTGGATTTTTATCGGAAATATGATTATAAAATAATAGGAGATGAATTTACAGAGGTGGGTATTCCTCACTTCGAAATGGAAAAGCAAATAAAAATGGAAAAAGAAAAACAACAGGTAATTGACGAAGTTTCGAAATATATCGACATTACACTTACTCCTTTTGGTAAGCCGCAGCGTGGTGTGATCGATGTAGAAAAGCGTGACCCTATGTACGGCGGGAATGGTGTGGTATATATGCTCTCTGTCTTTGAAAAAGGAGAGTTGGTAAACAATCGTATCGGTACATATATGGTTCTTCTGAATAAGGGTGATCAGGCGGGGTTTCATGAGCATGGAACCAAAAAAGAACAGGAACTGTATGTGCTTGTACATGGCGAAGGAGAATATATAGAACGTGAAGGGCAGGATAAAATAACAAGGAAATTTAACCTGAAAAAAGGAAATGTGACATCCATACAGGGAGATGATAATTACCATTCTATCATCAATACCGGTGATGAGCCGTTGATCATATTTGTGGTAACGACATACGAAAAGGTCTGA
- a CDS encoding DJ-1/PfpI family protein: protein MGKRILMLAGDFVEDYELMVPYQALCSIGFHVDVVCPGKKAGDQVATAIHDFVGFQTYVELRGHNFTLTKSFDSVKLEDYAGLYITGGRAPEYIRLDPKVIEYTRYFFEKNLPVAAICHGIQILTAANVVKGRTLTCYVAVGPEVTLAGGNYKDIPATEAITDGNLTTSPAWPGHPAILREFYKLLGVRVEL, encoded by the coding sequence ATGGGTAAAAGAATATTGATGCTGGCAGGTGATTTTGTCGAAGATTACGAGTTGATGGTGCCTTATCAGGCTCTTTGCAGCATTGGCTTTCATGTCGATGTGGTATGTCCGGGAAAGAAAGCCGGGGATCAGGTAGCAACAGCAATACACGATTTTGTAGGTTTCCAGACATATGTGGAATTGAGAGGTCACAATTTTACACTGACAAAGAGTTTCGATAGTGTGAAACTGGAAGATTATGCCGGGCTTTATATCACAGGTGGGCGTGCACCTGAATATATTCGTCTCGACCCTAAGGTGATAGAATACACACGCTATTTCTTCGAAAAGAATTTGCCTGTAGCTGCTATTTGTCACGGCATTCAGATACTGACAGCCGCCAATGTGGTAAAAGGACGTACATTGACATGTTATGTCGCCGTAGGTCCGGAAGTTACACTGGCCGGAGGTAATTATAAAGATATTCCGGCAACGGAAGCTATTACAGACGGTAATCTGACAACTTCCCCTGCATGGCCGGGACATCCTGCTATATTAAGGGAGTTTTATAAATTGCTGGGAGTAAGGGTAGAGCTATAA
- the hisC gene encoding histidinol-phosphate transaminase: MNLQQLVRKNVWNMKAYSSARDEFKGEASVFLDANENPLNDKYNRYPDPLQWALKEKISKIKDIQPEKIFLGNGSDEPIDLVIRIFCEPRIDNIVAIDPTYGMYQVCADVNDVEYRKVLLDSNFDLEAGTLLEKTDENTKLIFLCSPNNPTGNLLNRKEIEKVLDSFSGIVIVDEAYIDFAAEKTWLNDLQKYPNLIVLQTFSKAWGLAAVRLGMAFASPEIIKLFNKVKYPYNVNILTQNFVNGELDKLELRKEWIQTLLKGRDYLNEELLKLSFVQKVYPTDSNFILVNVGDANSLYKQLADKGVIVRNRNSVSLCAGCLRITVGTDEENKKLIETLRNI, from the coding sequence ATGAATCTGCAACAATTAGTCCGCAAGAATGTATGGAATATGAAGGCCTATTCTTCGGCCCGTGACGAGTTTAAAGGGGAGGCTTCCGTATTTCTGGATGCAAATGAAAATCCATTAAACGATAAGTACAACCGTTATCCCGACCCATTGCAATGGGCACTGAAAGAAAAAATATCGAAAATAAAAGATATTCAGCCGGAGAAGATTTTCTTGGGCAATGGGAGTGATGAACCCATAGACCTTGTCATTCGTATATTTTGCGAGCCCCGTATCGATAATATTGTGGCTATTGATCCTACATACGGTATGTATCAGGTGTGTGCCGATGTAAACGATGTGGAATATCGCAAAGTATTACTGGACAGCAATTTTGATCTTGAAGCCGGTACATTGCTGGAAAAGACAGATGAAAATACAAAATTGATATTCCTTTGCTCTCCGAATAATCCGACAGGAAATCTGCTGAACAGAAAAGAAATAGAAAAAGTGTTGGATTCTTTTTCCGGTATTGTAATCGTCGATGAAGCCTACATAGATTTTGCAGCTGAAAAAACATGGCTGAATGATTTGCAAAAATACCCGAATCTGATAGTTTTGCAAACATTTTCCAAAGCATGGGGATTAGCCGCTGTCCGTTTAGGAATGGCTTTTGCATCACCGGAAATTATCAAACTATTCAATAAGGTAAAATATCCGTACAATGTAAATATCCTCACACAGAACTTTGTGAACGGCGAACTGGATAAACTGGAGTTAAGGAAAGAATGGATTCAAACCTTACTCAAAGGACGCGACTATCTGAATGAGGAATTGCTAAAACTATCTTTTGTACAAAAAGTATATCCTACCGATTCCAATTTTATACTGGTAAATGTTGGCGATGCCAACAGTTTATATAAGCAACTGGCCGATAAAGGCGTGATTGTGCGCAATCGTAATTCGGTATCTCTCTGTGCGGGTTGTCTGCGTATTACAGTGGGTACAGATGAGGAAAATAAGAAATTGATAGAGACTTTGAGAAATATTTGA
- the hisD gene encoding histidinol dehydrogenase has product MQIIRYPERLEWASILVRPQFDTSSLNNTVSAVLADIRGRGDKAILEYEERFDKVKLSSLTVTREEIEASESLVSEELRAAIRLAKRNIEAFHRSQIFESKIIETTQGVTCWQKAVAIEKVGLYIPGGTAPLFSTVLMLAVPAKIAGCKEIVLCSPPNKEGKIHPAILFAAQEAGVDKIFKIGGIQAIGAMAYGTETVPKVYKIFGPGNQYVMAAKQLVSLCDVAIDMPAGPSEVQVIADDTANPAFVAADLLSQAEHGADSQVILTTTSEQFIADVLQEIELQLVELPRREIAEKALQNSKLILLKDNNEIIDMTNQYAPEHLIIETSDYMDIADEVINAGSVFLGHYTPESAGDYASGTNHTLPTNGYATAYSGVNLDSFVKKITFQKITKDGIRNLGPAIEVMAENEELYAHKNAVTLRLKE; this is encoded by the coding sequence ATGCAGATAATAAGATATCCGGAACGTTTGGAGTGGGCTTCTATATTGGTTCGCCCTCAATTTGATACATCTTCGTTGAATAATACAGTGAGTGCGGTGCTTGCCGATATAAGGGGGAGAGGAGATAAGGCTATTCTTGAATATGAAGAAAGGTTTGATAAAGTGAAACTTTCTTCGTTAACAGTAACCCGCGAAGAAATAGAGGCTTCCGAATCTTTGGTTTCTGAAGAATTGAGAGCGGCTATTCGTTTAGCAAAAAGAAATATAGAGGCTTTTCACCGTAGCCAGATTTTCGAAAGTAAGATAATCGAGACTACTCAGGGTGTTACATGCTGGCAGAAAGCTGTAGCTATAGAAAAGGTCGGCTTATATATTCCGGGAGGGACAGCACCCTTGTTTTCCACAGTACTTATGCTTGCCGTTCCGGCAAAAATTGCAGGTTGTAAAGAAATCGTACTTTGTTCTCCACCGAATAAAGAAGGTAAAATACATCCGGCAATACTTTTTGCCGCACAGGAAGCCGGAGTAGATAAGATATTCAAGATAGGGGGGATACAGGCCATCGGAGCCATGGCCTATGGTACGGAGACTGTCCCCAAAGTATATAAGATATTCGGGCCCGGCAACCAGTATGTAATGGCGGCTAAGCAGCTTGTAAGCCTTTGCGATGTGGCAATAGATATGCCTGCCGGACCATCGGAAGTGCAGGTAATAGCTGATGATACGGCAAACCCGGCATTTGTGGCGGCGGATTTATTATCTCAGGCAGAACACGGGGCTGACAGTCAGGTGATACTGACTACTACCAGCGAACAGTTTATTGCGGATGTATTGCAGGAAATAGAACTGCAATTGGTTGAATTACCCCGCCGTGAAATAGCGGAAAAGGCTTTGCAGAATAGTAAACTTATTCTGTTAAAAGACAACAATGAAATAATAGATATGACGAATCAATACGCGCCGGAGCATCTGATTATAGAAACATCCGATTATATGGATATTGCGGATGAGGTCATTAATGCAGGTTCGGTCTTTCTCGGACATTATACGCCCGAAAGTGCGGGAGATTATGCTTCGGGAACGAATCATACTTTGCCTACCAACGGTTATGCAACAGCTTACAGCGGTGTAAACCTGGATAGCTTTGTCAAGAAAATCACTTTCCAGAAAATCACAAAAGACGGTATCCGTAATCTTGGTCCGGCAATAGAAGTAATGGCGGAGAATGAGGAGTTATATGCGCATAAAAATGCTGTAACATTACGGTTGAAAGAATGA
- a CDS encoding putative porin has translation MKKYILTAFLFFAIFSVLNAQDSRRRPNRTTPTVQKQQTDSVAPVPDNFPVTGTTVDTAKVEVPPIYGWKISPRLGERIFLPMDTAIVNFHQSMLVDGLDVNVGYLGNVGSPAQSMIFFDRPESSRFVFLDAMHYWRKDPQDKYYLNTKVPYSNVRYQTGGGGQSAEQRLQTEISMNLGKKLNVGFDFDYIYSRGNYTSLSNKQMNYDFYASYIGDKYKMHAFLSNNNFNNIENGGITNPLYITNPNSDEIVQTQFRGNSLDIPVRMQSTWNKMRGKHLYVTNRYDLGNDEEEYMVNDTTKAWRKKADYISPASVIFTTHYTDQKRRFLSDYAGMDTLYHYYNNIDGESVDLEPKYMSNVNDFMSYYSFKNTFALAMNEGFRKWTKFGLTAFAEYDMRKYSMPGGLPGLHDRYSENALTIGGVLSKEKGKYLRYKASAEFNILDGKDYKLEGEITTMLNIFGKQVSAKANGYIKSISPSFFQKNFSSKYWNWNSENTNFSNTNRVYVGGEINFPELSFSKTRISGGVENIKNYIYYNEKKITAQESGSVQVVSLRLDQELKAGIFHWDNQIVYQKSGNENVIPLPQLSIYSNIYLMTKIAKVLTLQMGVDGHFFTEYYAPGYEPLTMQFYNQREEKIGNFPITTAYINLHLKFTRFYIMMYNLTNGMGNGESFTLYRYPVNPRMLKLGISWRFNN, from the coding sequence ATGAAAAAATATATACTGACAGCATTTCTATTTTTTGCCATATTTTCCGTGCTGAATGCTCAGGATAGCAGGCGTAGACCCAATCGGACTACTCCCACCGTTCAAAAGCAACAAACGGATTCGGTAGCACCGGTTCCGGATAACTTTCCGGTAACGGGTACGACGGTAGATACTGCCAAGGTCGAAGTACCCCCTATATATGGATGGAAGATTTCTCCTCGTCTGGGAGAGCGCATTTTCTTACCGATGGATACCGCTATCGTTAATTTTCATCAGAGTATGCTGGTTGATGGTCTCGATGTTAATGTGGGGTATCTGGGGAATGTCGGTTCTCCGGCACAATCGATGATATTTTTTGATCGCCCGGAATCCTCCCGTTTTGTATTTCTCGATGCCATGCACTATTGGCGTAAAGATCCGCAGGATAAATATTATCTCAATACAAAAGTACCGTATTCTAATGTCCGCTATCAGACAGGAGGCGGAGGGCAGAGCGCTGAACAGCGTTTGCAGACGGAGATTTCCATGAATCTGGGTAAGAAACTGAACGTTGGCTTCGATTTCGACTATATATATTCGCGGGGAAATTATACTTCGCTGTCTAATAAGCAGATGAATTATGATTTTTATGCTAGCTATATAGGCGATAAATATAAGATGCATGCCTTTCTGTCAAATAATAATTTCAACAATATAGAAAATGGCGGTATCACCAATCCTTTATATATTACCAATCCTAATTCGGATGAAATAGTACAGACACAATTCAGAGGCAATTCTCTCGACATTCCCGTGAGAATGCAGAGTACATGGAATAAGATGCGGGGTAAGCATCTCTATGTGACCAATCGCTACGATCTGGGCAATGACGAAGAGGAATACATGGTAAATGATACGACCAAAGCCTGGCGCAAGAAAGCAGATTATATTTCTCCGGCCAGTGTGATATTCACAACTCATTATACAGATCAGAAACGTCGTTTTCTGTCCGATTATGCAGGGATGGATACCTTATATCATTATTATAATAATATAGACGGAGAAAGTGTTGATTTGGAGCCTAAATATATGAGTAATGTAAATGACTTTATGTCGTATTATTCATTTAAGAATACATTTGCGTTGGCCATGAATGAAGGTTTCCGTAAATGGACTAAGTTCGGGCTGACTGCCTTTGCCGAATACGATATGCGTAAATATTCAATGCCGGGAGGATTGCCAGGCTTGCATGACAGGTATAGCGAAAATGCATTGACTATTGGCGGTGTTTTGTCAAAAGAAAAAGGAAAATATCTGAGATATAAAGCCTCGGCAGAATTTAATATTCTGGATGGGAAGGATTATAAACTCGAAGGGGAAATTACCACCATGCTGAATATTTTCGGTAAGCAGGTTTCGGCAAAAGCAAATGGGTATATAAAAAGTATAAGTCCTAGTTTTTTTCAAAAGAATTTTTCTTCCAAGTATTGGAATTGGAACAGTGAAAATACCAACTTTAGTAATACCAACAGGGTATATGTCGGAGGGGAAATTAACTTTCCGGAATTATCTTTTTCCAAAACACGTATTAGCGGGGGGGTGGAAAATATAAAGAATTACATATACTATAATGAAAAAAAAATAACGGCACAAGAATCCGGTAGTGTTCAGGTTGTTTCTTTACGGTTAGATCAGGAGCTGAAAGCCGGAATCTTTCATTGGGATAATCAGATTGTATACCAGAAGTCCGGAAATGAGAATGTGATCCCTCTGCCCCAGCTCAGTATATATTCTAATATTTACCTGATGACTAAGATAGCAAAGGTATTGACCCTACAAATGGGTGTTGATGGACATTTCTTTACAGAATATTATGCTCCCGGTTATGAGCCGCTCACCATGCAGTTTTATAATCAACGGGAGGAGAAGATTGGTAATTTTCCGATAACAACGGCATATATAAACTTACACTTGAAATTTACCCGTTTCTATATTATGATGTATAATCTGACCAATGGAATGGGGAATGGAGAATCATTTACACTCTATCGTTATCCGGTAAATCCCCGGATGTTAAAACTAGGTATTTCGTGGCGGTTCAATAATTGA
- the hisG gene encoding ATP phosphoribosyltransferase has product MVLRIAVQSKGRLFEETMELLQEAGVKLNNIKRTLLVPAKGFPVEILFLRDDDIPQAVATGVADIGVVGENEYVEKNEDAEVIKRLGFSKCRLSLAIPKDENYEGVKWFEGKKIATSYPFILNKYMKERGINSDIHIITGSVEISPSIGLSDAIFDIVSSGGTLVSNRLKEVEVVMQSEALLIATKNLSQEKKDILDELIFRIEAVQTATDKKYVLLNAPEDKLEEIIDILPGMRSPTVTPLATKGWCSVQSVVEDKRFWEVISKLKSLGAEGILVLPIEKMIL; this is encoded by the coding sequence ATGGTATTAAGAATTGCAGTACAATCGAAAGGCCGGTTATTTGAAGAAACGATGGAGCTTCTACAGGAAGCAGGTGTAAAACTGAACAATATTAAGCGCACGCTACTTGTCCCGGCAAAAGGGTTTCCTGTCGAAATACTTTTCCTGCGCGATGATGATATTCCTCAGGCCGTAGCAACGGGAGTTGCCGACATAGGAGTGGTAGGAGAGAATGAATACGTGGAAAAAAATGAGGACGCAGAAGTTATTAAACGGCTGGGTTTTAGTAAATGCCGCCTGTCTTTGGCCATTCCTAAAGATGAAAATTATGAAGGTGTAAAATGGTTCGAGGGAAAGAAAATAGCGACTTCATATCCTTTTATCCTGAATAAATATATGAAAGAGCGGGGTATTAATTCCGATATACATATTATTACAGGTTCTGTAGAGATTTCACCGAGTATCGGATTGTCGGATGCAATTTTCGACATTGTCAGCTCTGGAGGTACGCTTGTCAGTAACCGGTTGAAAGAAGTAGAAGTCGTTATGCAATCTGAAGCCTTGTTAATAGCAACAAAGAATCTTTCGCAAGAAAAGAAGGATATCCTTGACGAATTGATATTCAGAATTGAAGCTGTACAAACTGCGACTGATAAAAAATATGTACTTTTGAATGCGCCTGAAGATAAACTGGAGGAAATTATAGATATTCTCCCCGGGATGCGTAGTCCTACTGTAACTCCACTGGCAACAAAAGGCTGGTGCTCGGTGCAATCAGTAGTGGAAGATAAGCGTTTCTGGGAAGTGATTAGTAAACTGAAATCCTTAGGTGCAGAAGGAATATTAGTGTTACCAATCGAAAAAATGATATTATGA
- a CDS encoding sigma-70 family RNA polymerase sigma factor: MLQDTENNLVERLHDPKTQQVAFSELVKEFSEVLYWQIRKIVLSHDDANDVLQNTLIKVWTSIENFRGDSKLSTWLYRIAINEAITFLNKQRAQNNISMDDADTFLISRLEGDEYFDGDEAQLKLQKAILTLPEKQRIVFNMKYFDEMKYEDMSDILETSVGALKASYHHAVKKIEDFLSTDD, encoded by the coding sequence ATGTTACAGGATACAGAGAATAACTTAGTAGAAAGGCTGCATGATCCCAAAACCCAGCAGGTTGCCTTTTCTGAACTTGTAAAAGAGTTTAGTGAGGTGCTTTATTGGCAGATTCGTAAAATAGTGCTTAGTCATGACGATGCTAATGATGTCCTTCAGAATACTCTTATTAAAGTGTGGACCAGCATCGAGAATTTCAGAGGAGATTCCAAACTGTCGACCTGGCTCTATCGTATAGCGATAAACGAAGCAATTACATTTTTGAATAAACAACGAGCGCAAAACAATATATCGATGGACGATGCAGATACATTTCTTATCTCGCGCCTCGAAGGTGATGAATATTTTGATGGAGACGAAGCGCAACTTAAATTGCAGAAAGCGATATTGACACTTCCTGAAAAACAACGTATCGTTTTTAACATGAAGTATTTCGATGAAATGAAGTATGAAGATATGTCGGATATACTGGAAACCTCGGTTGGTGCTCTGAAAGCATCATATCATCATGCAGTGAAAAAAATTGAAGATTTTTTATCTACTGACGATTAA
- the hisB gene encoding bifunctional histidinol-phosphatase/imidazoleglycerol-phosphate dehydratase HisB: MKKRALFIDRDGTIVIEPPVDYQLDSLEKLEFYPKVIRNLYFIRKNLDFEFVMVTNQDGLGTSSFPEDTFWPAHNLMLKTLQGEGITFDDILIDRSFPEDNAPTRKPRTGLLGKYMNEEYDLAHSFVIGDRLTDVELAKNLRAKAIFLRDDMEVPEELKDACVLQTTDWDIISEFLFAGERKAEIKRTTKETDIYIALNLDGKGICNITTGLGFFDHMLDQIGKHSGMDLTIKVKGDLNVDEHHTIEDTAIALGEAIYKAFGDKRGIERYGYYLPMDDCLCSVALDFGGRPWLVWDTEFHRERVGDMPTEMFLHFFKSLSDSARMNLNIKAEGANEHHKIEGIFKAFARAVKMAKKRDIFNYELPSTKGVI, from the coding sequence ATGAAGAAAAGAGCATTATTTATAGATCGTGACGGAACAATTGTGATAGAGCCACCGGTAGATTATCAACTGGATAGCCTTGAAAAACTGGAGTTCTATCCTAAAGTTATCCGTAACCTTTACTTTATCCGTAAAAATCTGGATTTCGAATTTGTGATGGTAACTAATCAGGATGGACTGGGGACTTCATCGTTTCCCGAAGATACATTCTGGCCGGCACATAATCTGATGCTGAAAACATTGCAGGGTGAAGGGATTACTTTCGACGATATACTTATCGACCGCAGCTTCCCTGAAGATAATGCGCCTACCCGGAAACCCCGTACAGGACTATTGGGTAAGTATATGAATGAAGAATATGATCTGGCACATTCATTCGTAATCGGTGACCGTCTTACCGACGTAGAACTGGCAAAGAATCTCAGGGCAAAAGCAATTTTTCTTCGCGACGATATGGAAGTTCCCGAGGAATTGAAAGATGCTTGTGTATTGCAGACTACAGACTGGGATATTATCAGTGAATTCCTCTTTGCCGGAGAACGAAAAGCCGAAATAAAACGTACGACTAAAGAAACAGATATTTATATTGCCTTGAATCTCGATGGAAAAGGTATTTGCAATATTACTACCGGTCTTGGATTCTTTGACCATATGCTCGATCAGATAGGCAAGCATTCGGGTATGGATTTGACCATAAAAGTAAAAGGCGACCTCAATGTGGATGAACACCATACGATAGAGGACACTGCGATAGCCCTGGGGGAAGCAATTTATAAAGCTTTTGGAGATAAACGGGGAATAGAGCGCTATGGATATTACTTGCCGATGGACGATTGCCTGTGTTCTGTAGCTCTTGATTTCGGAGGACGTCCGTGGCTTGTATGGGATACCGAGTTTCATCGCGAGAGGGTGGGGGATATGCCTACTGAGATGTTCCTGCATTTCTTTAAATCGTTGAGCGACTCTGCGAGGATGAATCTGAATATAAAAGCGGAAGGAGCAAACGAACATCACAAAATAGAAGGTATATTTAAGGCTTTTGCCCGTGCTGTTAAGATGGCAAAGAAACGAGATATTTTCAACTACGAACTTCCATCTACTAAAGGAGTAATCTGA
- a CDS encoding tetratricopeptide repeat protein — MRNGLIILFLLFTTLTIYSQPSSEKLIRQGVALHDKGRYKEAIACYEEALKVNPTSMSAVYEMSLSYLQLKDYDKAIRNSTKVITANFQPLLMDAYIVKGTALANQDKMGDALRTLNEALEKCGDEYLLHFNLGLCYFNNKDNRMAVQHLRKAIEIDATHSSAFLLYAYALNDLGRWVQSFYAFHFFLLLEPNTERSKDAFGEMFDIVSAKIDSGSEKLSPEDGVDRRYLYDAIQKHKTGATDDISQYTFFVESSKLIFFTLAQMQNDSQNGLLWYFFVPTYEEILGSGHFDTYCRYVSVAYFPESLKWWENNKTNVDNFIEWFENGQGGMEDDAYFGDDSDLEDSGQ, encoded by the coding sequence ATGAGAAACGGCTTAATTATATTATTCTTATTATTCACAACTTTAACAATATATTCACAACCATCTTCCGAAAAATTAATAAGGCAGGGTGTGGCATTGCATGATAAAGGACGTTATAAAGAGGCAATAGCCTGTTATGAAGAAGCGCTGAAAGTGAATCCGACATCAATGTCTGCTGTTTACGAGATGTCATTATCATACTTGCAACTCAAAGATTATGATAAAGCCATTCGCAACAGTACAAAAGTAATTACGGCTAATTTTCAGCCTTTATTGATGGATGCATATATTGTAAAAGGTACGGCACTAGCCAATCAGGATAAAATGGGAGATGCTCTTAGGACCCTTAATGAGGCATTAGAGAAATGTGGCGATGAATATTTGCTGCATTTCAATCTGGGTTTGTGCTACTTCAATAATAAGGACAATCGTATGGCTGTTCAGCATTTGCGCAAAGCGATTGAAATAGATGCCACTCATTCCAGCGCATTTTTGCTTTATGCCTATGCACTGAATGATTTGGGGCGATGGGTGCAAAGTTTCTATGCCTTTCATTTCTTCTTGTTACTCGAACCTAATACAGAACGCTCGAAAGATGCATTCGGAGAGATGTTTGATATAGTCTCAGCAAAAATAGATTCCGGTTCGGAGAAATTATCGCCCGAAGACGGAGTAGACAGACGATACCTTTATGATGCTATACAAAAACATAAAACAGGAGCGACAGACGATATTTCCCAATATACGTTTTTTGTAGAATCATCTAAATTGATATTTTTCACATTGGCTCAGATGCAAAACGATTCTCAGAATGGTCTTTTATGGTATTTCTTTGTGCCTACTTATGAGGAAATCTTGGGATCGGGACATTTCGATACCTATTGTCGCTATGTGAGTGTTGCATATTTTCCCGAATCACTTAAATGGTGGGAGAATAATAAGACAAATGTTGATAACTTTATCGAGTGGTTCGAAAACGGACAGGGCGGAATGGAAGATGATGCCTATTTCGGAGATGACTCCGATCTGGAAGATAGCGGTCAATAA
- a CDS encoding acyltransferase family protein, which yields MTRIQQIDSLKGFLILLVVLGHILQGTIDKNIVRYVIYSFHMPLFFCVSGYLFNYSKIKELSFSALIHKYLFRIIIPFIIALIVYNLILYLQDGYLAYIYYHLWFILSYLICFVY from the coding sequence ATGACTAGAATTCAACAAATTGATAGTTTAAAGGGCTTTTTGATATTATTGGTTGTTTTAGGACATATTTTGCAAGGGACAATTGATAAAAACATTGTTAGATATGTGATATATAGTTTTCATATGCCTTTGTTTTTTTGTGTCTCTGGATATTTATTTAATTATTCTAAGATTAAAGAATTGTCTTTTAGTGCTTTGATTCATAAATATTTGTTTCGTATTATTATTCCTTTTATAATCGCTCTAATTGTTTATAATCTAATACTTTATTTACAAGATGGATATTTAGCTTATATATATTATCATTTGTGGTTTATTTTATCTTATCTTATTTGTTTTGTATATTAG